One part of the Ziziphus jujuba cultivar Dongzao chromosome 2, ASM3175591v1 genome encodes these proteins:
- the LOC107418304 gene encoding protein JOKA2 — MASTMVIKVKSGNSLRRFNVPVNENDQLDLDMDGLRAKILSLFSFPSDADITLTYVDEDGDVVTLVDDDDLRDAMQQQLKFLRIDVLLNNEKGGKSYARSSGSSTPSRSPRAQHPLPNINSAAAEVLKCLPEPLRESLVKLSLDLASKATSSSSPIFSELVDCLSKMGISYMNSDLRPQFGGDGQSRDSEIRMGQSVPAAAGSNASKPDVRAEVLGQSTSLESSSNVNRGVDVQNVTRAVGATVNPVAAPVDLNIPVDSNPPCPKNENSTPVDSSFCVGDKRKEAKQVKVNALGKSIGCGGSSSFHGPQLYSPVSSQTNPFTECPFLGMPMLNDPAAPPSTGRRIHPFKRNHTDAMGGIFHRGVRCDGCGVHPITGPRFKSKVKEDYDLCSICFSEMGNEADYIRLDHPLTSRHLRLFKGLREQEHAPFTFPPVLHHLSRDGATKTCRPKLDSRFVLDVNVMDGTMMGPSTPFTKIWRMRNNGSLVWPQGTQLVWIGGDRLCNATSVEIEIPASGVPVDSELDIAVDFTAPESPGRYTSYWRMSSPSGQKFGQRVWVLIQVDTYVNDLLSESSQGLNLNLPPKTSESIGPEIMDVNVNPEVDGDLLKPSSSNSVMEPAISTYNAHRDSEQEMHLPTDESLHVARGASPSPLIDTSSPVSYPVVDSSGPALFSEVAPSATVVASPTPTTVVNMTPLPEETNPSTAVEESLLKELEEMGFKQVDLNKEVLRMNEYNLQQSVDHLCGVADWDPILEELQEMGFADTEMNKRLLVKNNGSLKRVVMDLISGQE; from the exons ATGGCGTCCACTATGGTGATCAAG GTTAAGTCTGGGAATTCACTTAGGCGCTTCAATGTTCCTGTTAATGAAAATGATCAACTGGATCTTGACATGGATGGACTGAGGGCAAAAATTTTGAGCCTCTTTAGCTTTCCGTCTGATGCTGATATTACTCTGACATATGTCgatgaagatggagatgttgTTACACtggttgatgatgatgatctgcGGGATGCGATGCAGCAGCAGTTGAAATTCTTGAGGATTGATGTGCTGTTGAACAATGAGAAAGGTGGTAAATCCTATGCTAGATCAAGTGGAAGTTCTACGCCCTCAAGGTCTCCTCGAGCCCAGCATCCACTGCCAAACATCAACTCTGCTGCTGCTGAAGTATTGAAATGTCTCCCTGAGCCACTTCGTGAATCACTTGTGAAGCTCTCTTTGGACTTGGCTTCAAAAGCTACATCTTCTTCCAGTCCAATCTTTTCTGAGCTTGTAGATTGCTTGTCCAAGATGGGAATATCTTATATGAATTCAGATTTGAGGCCTCAGTTTGGTGGAGATGGTCAGAGTAGGGATTCTGAGATCCGCATGGGTCAATCAGTTCCTGCAGCTGCAGGGTCAAATGCTTCCAAGCCTGATGTCAGAGCAGAAGTCTTGGGCCAGTCTACTTCTCTAGAATCAAGTTCCAATGTCAATCGGGGGGTGGATGTTCAGAATGTTACTAGAGCTGTTGGGGCAACAGTTAACCCTGTTGCTGCTCCTGTGGATCTAAATATTCCTGTGGATTCTAATCCACCTTGCCCTAAAAATGAGAATTCTACACCAGTTGACTCATCTTTTTGTGTCGGTGATAAAAGGAAGGAGGCAAAGCAGGTGAAGGTTAATGCTCTTGGGAAATCCATTGGTTGTGGTGGTTCCTCAAGTTTTCATGGCCCCCAGCTATATAGCCCAGTTTCTTCACAGACTAATCCTTTTACTGAATGTCCATTTTTGGGGATGCCCATGTTGAATGATCCAGCTGCACCTCCTAGTACAGGTCGAAGAATCCATCCTTTTAAAAGGAATCACACTGATGCAATGGGTGGAATTTTCCATAGAGGTGTTAGATGTGATGGTTGTGGTGTTCATCCTATAACTGGACCTCGGTTCAAGTCCAAAGT gAAAGAAGATTATGACCTTTGCAGTATCTGCTTCTCAGAGATGGGTAACGAGGCCGATTATATCAGACTAGACCATCCCTTGACTTCCAGGCATTTACGGTTGTTCAAGGGATTGCGTGAGCAA GAGCATGCTCCATTTACTTTCCCCCCAGTATTACATCATCTCTCAAGAGATGGTGCGACTAAGACTTGTCGACCTAAGCTTGACAGTCGATTTGTTTTGGATGTTAATGTGATGGATGGAACCATGATGGGTCCATCTACCCCATTTACCAAAATATGGCGGATGCGGAACAATGGAAGCTTAGTGTGGCCCCAGGGAACACAACTTGTGTGGATCGGCGGAGACAGGCTTTGTAATGCTACTTCAGTTGAGATTGAG ATTCCTGCTAGTGGTGTACCTGTGGACAGTGAACTTGACATTGCAGTTGATTTTACTGCTCCTGAATCACCTGGTCGATACACCTCTTACTGGAGGATGTCATCTCCATCTGGTCAAAAATTTGGGCAACGTGTTTGGGTGCTTATCCAG GTTGATACCTATGTGAATGATTTGTTATCGGAGAGCTCTCAGGGTTTGAACCTGAATCTGCCCCCTAAGACAAGTGAATCTATTGGCCCAGAAATTATGGATGTAAATGTTAATCCAGAGGTTGATGGTGACTTACTTAAGCCAAGCAGCTCTAACTCAGTTATGGAACCTGCAATTTCTACCTATAATGCACACAGAGACAGTGAACAGGAGATGCATCTCCCTACAGATGAAAGCTTACATGTTGCTCGTGGTGCTTCACCTTCTCCCCTCATTGATACTTCTTCACCTGTTTCATATCCAGTCGTTGACTCCTCGGGGCCTGCCTTATTCTCCGAAGTAGCCCCATCAGCAACTGTTGTTGCCTCTCCAACACCAACTACTGTTGTCAATATGACACCCTTACCGGAAGAGACCAATCCAAGTACAGCTGTGGAGGAGAGCCTCCTTAAAGAACTGGAAGAGATGGGGTTTAAGCAGGTTGATTTGAACAAGGAGGTATTGCGTATGAATGAATACAACCTACAGCAGTCTGTGGATCATCTCTGTGGTGTTGCTGATTGGGATCCAATCCTTGAGGAGTTGCAGGAAATG GGTTTCGCTGATACTGAAATGAATAAGAGGCTGCTGGTGAAGAACAACGGGAGCCTCAAGCGGGTAGTCATGGATCTTATTTCTGGTCAGGAGTAG
- the LOC107418275 gene encoding protein DETOXIFICATION 16-like, with the protein MDQEDPRPSLEAALLPRNENGLELGERLTNNDIQKSEAMTELKEQMLLAGPLVVVSFMQYSLQMISVMFIGHLGELTLSSSSMATSFAGVTGFSIMLGMGGAVETFCGQAYGAKQYHMLGVHMQRAMLVLLLICFPIALLWSCTEQIFMLLKQEPEISTQAGIYCRWLIPSIFPYGLLQCQLRFLQTQNNTSPLMISTGITSVAHVIACWTLVLIFGFGNKGAALSIAISYWTNVLILAIYIKFSPACQKTWTGFSKEGMKNLLGFGKLAVPSALMVCLESWSYEFLVLMSGLLLNPKLETSMMSISLNTSSVIYRIPYGFGNAVSTRVSNKLGAGKPRAARLAAQVVIFLAIAQGLVLNLTAVGLRGIWGYMYTNEEEVVRYLASVMPVLATSNFMDGIQGVLSGMKQHSSIHNFFIFIEISLQHLVTT; encoded by the exons ATGGATCAGGAAGACCCAAGACCATCTCTTGAAGCTGCTCTGCTCCCAAGAAATGAAAATGGCCTTGAGTTGGGTGAAAGGTTGACCAACAACGACATTCAAAAATCGGAGGCAATGACTGAGCTGAAGGAGCAAATGTTGTTGGCTGGTCCTCTAGTTGTAGTTAGTTTTATGCAGTATAGTCTGCAGATGATCTCAGTTATGTTTATTGGCCATCTTGGAGAGCTTACTctttcaagttcttcaatggcTACTTCATTTGCTGGTGTTACTGGTTTCAGCATCATG CTGGGAATGGGAGGAGCGGTAGAGACATTCTGTGGACAAGCTTATGGTGCAAAACAGTATCATATGCTAGGAGTACATATGCAAAGAGCTATGCTTGTTCTTCTACTTATTTGCTTTCCTATAGCTCTTCTCTGGTCCTGTACAGAACAAATTTTTATGCTACTCAAACAGGAACCCGAAATCTCAACGCAAGCGGGAATTTACTGCCGTTGGTTGATCCCTAGCATTTTCCCTTATGGACTTCTTCAATGCCAATTGAGATTCTTGCAGACTCAAAATAATACTTCGCCTTTGATGATAAGTACTGGGATTACAAGTGTAGCTCATGTCATTGCTTGTTGGACTTTAGTTCTTATATTTGGTTTTGGAAACAAAGGGGCTGCCTTGTCTATTGCAATCTCTTATTGGACAAATGTGTTGATCTTGGCAATTTATATAAAGTTTTCCCCTGCATGTCAGAAAACTTGGACAGGTTTTTCAAAAGAGGGAATGAAAAATCTCCTTGGCTTTGGAAAACTAGCTGTGCCTTCAGCTCTTATGGTCTG CTTGGAATCTTGGTCATATGAGTTTTTGGTCCTCATGTCTGGTCTTCTTCTCAATCCAAAGCTAGAGACATCCATGATGTCAATCAG CCTTAACACAAGTTCAGTGATCTACAGAATCCCCTATGGGTTTGGCAATGCTGTAAG CACGAGAGTATCAAACAAATTAGGAGCTGGAAAGCCTCGAGCAGCACGATTAGCAGCACAAGTTGTGATATTCTTGGCAATTGCACAGGGCTTAGTGTTGAACTTAACTGCAGTTGGATTAAGAGGCATATGGGGCTATATGTATACCAATGAGGAGGAAGTTGTGAGATATTTGGCTTCTGTTATGCCAGTGCTTGCTACATCCAATTTCATGGATGGAATCCAGGGAGTTTTATCAGGCATGAAACAGCACTCTTctatacataattttttcatcTTCATCGAAATTTCTCTACAACATTTGGTCACTACTTAA